In the Periophthalmus magnuspinnatus isolate fPerMag1 chromosome 11, fPerMag1.2.pri, whole genome shotgun sequence genome, aaaatcacattatgttGTCTAAATCAAGAGTGGTttctgtattgagtattgagtctatttcttagtattgaaatttaatttaaatgttagtGTTGTATAACACTAGAGGATATTGACACTATATTAGTATTTCCATATTGATCAGGGTTACACAAATGTactgaaaaacaagaaaaaagttaatattTCAAATTAATATATGATTACATGacttatgttacattttttcaGGCGACAAACCCAACGCGCTGTCCGAACCACGCGGCGACGAGGAAACGCTCACCAAAAAgggcaagaagaagaagactgtTCACTGGGCCGAGGAGGAGCAGCTCAAGCACTACTTCTACTTTGACCTTGATGAGACAGAGCGCGGTAAGATGCAACTTCATGGAGTTATTTTACTATGACAATATCACGGGTGATACAACAAAAAGCAGAAATATTTATAGTTTgaggtgttttattattagtttttaatTCATTGTAGAAAGATTTTAAAAGAGCATTGTTCAAAACCCTGGGCTAGGTTAAATTTGCTTTTCCCAtggatgccatactgtggaacattccaggcaaagcaacatcaaCATCTCAAGTGGTGTATCCacaaccaaaaaagttacatagtgcccctttaaaatgtgccaaaaaGCTAGAAAATAAGGCTGAAATTTTATTGGAGCTGAAGTAGAAATATGACTTCAttcattaaagggcctatattatgctattttcagaTCTCTTATAATCAGAAATATACCTAgacttttcattcacacatgtttaacacatggTAATATATTATATCAAAACTGtcttaaaacttaaataaaaataacacagcgTCTTTCGTTTTTTCTTCAGTCAATGTAAACAAGATCAAGGACTTTGGTGAGGCTGCAAAGAGGGAGCTGATGATGGACCGGCAGACGTTCGAGATGGCGCGACGTCTCTCCCACGACACCATGGAGGAGCGGGTGCCCTGGACCCCTCCACGGCCCCTCACGCTTCCCGGGAGCCTGGTTGTGCCCGGGGCCAACAGCACTGAGAAGCTCACCCAAAGAGACCGTGAGATGGGCATCCTGCAGGAGATCTTCCTCAGCAAAGAGAGGTGAGCGGTCGGAGAAGGCACTGGTCCTTCAACAAGACATTTTGAAATTGACCAAATAGATTTgataaaaacagcacaaatctgtctaaacctggactaatgGATGACAGGCTGACATGAGGGTGGAACCACTAGACGGCTCTGTGAATCCCAGATTAATGATGAGATGATCACCCAGTGCTTCAAGCACTTCTAATTAAGATTAGCAACCTAGAGATTCTTTGAGCACCATGCAAAGGCTAATATGGAAGACCACTatcttaaattaaataaacatggtatatttgtatattgacAAAACTTTGTGTTCTTTTACAGTGTTCCTGACTGTCCACATGAGCCTGACCCTGAGCCGTACGAGCCCATGCCTCCTCGTCTCATTCCACTGGATGAGGTGAGTCTATCTCCCACACAGAAAGACATTCTACCCTGTTACAGGTGTTTTGACCTGTTTTTTGCTTACTAACACTATAATCATGGGGGCAGTTTACATCGAGTGTTGTCTGTGAGTAAAgtttggcaataaaaaatacaattttaaattcTGAGGTggtacattatttatttttttaaactcagTCGGATAAAATCTTGCCCTCCATTATTACACTCTTGAAAGTAAATCTCACACATATACTAAAATATCCGCTGTCCCACCTAGGATTCGTCCATGATGGATGACAGCTACACCGAGCCCATGGACACCACCCCTCAGCAGGGCTCCGGgatggggggaggagagaacaAGCTGCCGCCAGTCCTGGCCAACCTCATTGGGAACCTCAGCACTAACTCACGCAGTCCCCAGCAGGCCTCCAACCCGGTCAACAACCAGGCTGCACCCTCTGTCAATGTACAGGAGTTGCTATCATCCATTATGGTAAATACTAGCACATGTACTATTGTTTTTTGAGATTATGCTACTATACTACTTTTTCCTTTATTGTGAATTAAAAGATGGGACagctaccagaaaagttacatagtgtaactTTTAGACATAATTACTTACTAAAAACAGTTAGTTTTCTAATCTGAATATTGAATTCTTACactatattacgtaaaatttattttttcttctataATTTGGTTTAATGAAGCATCCAAAagttgacaaaaacaaacaattggTTGTTCAGATATCTAATTTTCACACACTTGCTGTGTTGTTCCAGGGAGCCCAGGGAAACCAGTCGACGGAGGACCTGATCAAACAGCCTGACTTCAATGAGAAGATTAAGCAGCTGCTGGGCTCATTGCagcagaaccagaaccagggcGGACCTCCAGGTACCACCCTCTCATCCATGTACATCACACATAATAGTAGTTTGGAATGCCATACAAATCAGTTTTCTATCAATATAAAAGAGTAGAGTGGCACCCCagaatttaatacaaaaacaagatGGGCATAACATTGAAATAATGAGattttttgcttcttttttcttttttactgtaGCATTATCACAATATAACATGAGATATGTATTACTTCTCTACATCATTATCTGAGTACCATAccaaaaagatatatatattacCAAAGTAAATATTTGACAGTTACactaacaaaaatattataataatacgTCTGATTGAAGTGCTGCATGATAGTCTACTAGTCCCTATGTAAATTCCCAGTTCTAACAATTGACTTaatgtctctccccactctaTATTCCCTATTCACTCTTAAAACTGTCCTATAGAACCTGTGAAACAAAGTAAGATGAATAATacaaaagtttgtttttaagcATCATGGAGCCCATACCTTCAAACCCCAGCTCTCTCTTAACCtgcccttctctccctccttctgtccACAGTGAACCCGGGTCTGCTGGGCCACAGTCCGGGCATGAACAACATGAACAACATGAATAACATGAACATGCACATGCAGATGCCCATGAACGGAGGGTACCCCCCCAACAATGCCCCTGGAGGCCCCCGCTTCAACCACCCTCCACCCCCACATGGCCCACCCTTCAACGCTGGAGGACCCCGTATGATGGGCCCACCGCCGGGACAGGGCCGTGGCGGCGACAATGGGAACTACTGGGGAGGAGACGACTCTATGAGGGGGGGCCCGCACAGGGGGGGGCACTTCCACAGAGGAGGTCGGGGACGGGGGGAAGGACCAGGCTTCAGGGGCCGAGGGAGAGGAGGACCCCGGGGAGGACACAACAGCATGAACGGTACGGAGACACAAGGATAGTGGTATAGTTGTAAACTGTCTATTGTAACACCAGTAACTGCCGTGCGGTATGCAGTTTTAGCGCCCCTCTCGGAGATGTTCTGCACGTTGACTGTTAAAACCTGCATAACACACGACTCCTGTTTAATACTTACTTTGAAAACCAATATCACATCTTTGGCACCACTAACTGCACCACACCATAGAACATAAACTATAAAAATACTCTACTTCAATGGTGTAGTTTGCCCTCTAATCAGAGAATAGTGGGTTGAAGTTTCACActgacacttcacccacattaccCAGACCAGCCAGTGTTTTGTGCTTAAATATCTCCCAAAAATCACCATCCATTCAGTTGGAGAGTGATTAGACCAAAGTGTAAGACATGTATGCCATGCAATTTGGAGACTACTAAACCAGTTGGCCTTTACACGACTAGGAGGATTTGATAGCCCCATGTTGCACctttttaataatgtatttttctatACAGATCTAATCAAAATTCTTGAATAACTGAATTGTATATTTGACTCATAAATGACCAAATTTTTCTTGTTTCATCCCTCCTGCAGACATGTCAAAGAGACCAGTGTGCCGCCACTTTATGATGAAGGGAAACTGCCGCTACGAGGGCACCTGTGCCTTCTACCACCCGGGCGTCAATGGTCCTCCATTACCCCCCAACTACAACAGCAACAACCCCCAGCACGGACACTAGCACCCCCgcacctctctccccctcctcactcctACAGACAATCAGCCAACCACTATTTTATCTGGACACTTTTACACAAGACTGAAGAACCACTATGTCACAGCATCCATTTCAAAAACTTGACTAAAGTCTTGTTATCAAGCTGTTgtattgtggctttaaaatttcaaacctcATCGGAAAGTGTTGCTACCTGTTGCTGCCTTTTGTATTCTCCATAGCAAGCACTTTAAATGCGAACAAAATTGGGCTGCACCGTCAcaagacatgtcctgccaatGGATTAGTCTACTAAAAAGGGagcatggcaaaagctctcaaaacttttacttatctctatgtatctgactccagctgcacaggagttcatgcaaaaacaagtatttatacTAAAAAAGTACCCAGACACAATGGATTTATGTAAAAACAGATTCAACTCTTGAAtcttgagtttaatctgcctttctacatataaataccaGCTAACGAACTCGCTTACTAACTTCTGCTTtatgctgttgtcccatataaatctctATAATCTAACTAAAATAATTAGTCTTCTAATGCAAATTTTCATCAACAGAGACTTTATCAATTAATCTACTAAATGACTATAGGCATACAGCCCTTCAAGTAACTGTTTTGGTTTGAATGCTAGTATAAGCATTAGCCTTAAGTGCATACAATGTTATACTGTACTTGGTAAAACTGGATTTAAGTTTTTATCACTGGAATAGTTTTGCCGGTGCTTTTCATTTCTGGTGCAGCCCCGGAACTTAAAAAAACGTGATGGTATTAATACATGGACCGCTGTCTGGATCTCCCCTGCCCTCGCTGCTTGTATGGAATGTTTGAAAATATGTccatgccttttttttttttttataatccc is a window encoding:
- the ppp1r10 gene encoding serine/threonine-protein phosphatase 1 regulatory subunit 10 produces the protein MAGGPVDPREILKGVENLLGKDGELRSLEGVPKVFSLMKASTKMVSRCMYLNILLQTKSHDVLNRFIRVGGYRLLNSWLTYSKTTNNTPLLHLILLTLQKLPLKIDHLKQNNTAKLVKQLSKSADTEELRKLASVLVDGWMATIRSQKVSATETTVDKKKKKEEPKAPVVKEKSTDEEKKKDKSKAHAPSHAKIRSIGFDMDAPNPAPAKKPPAAPQLGDKYNIKPPVLKRPSGPFDAPPLEKKYKPLNMPSNATKEIKVKIIPAQPMEATGFLDALNSAPVPGIKIKKKKATPTLPASKVVSPTTNKASPFDSRSSSSAKPTSPENGSGNTDENQEPDRPGTPVPMEDGDAAENGDKPNALSEPRGDEETLTKKGKKKKTVHWAEEEQLKHYFYFDLDETERVNVNKIKDFGEAAKRELMMDRQTFEMARRLSHDTMEERVPWTPPRPLTLPGSLVVPGANSTEKLTQRDREMGILQEIFLSKESVPDCPHEPDPEPYEPMPPRLIPLDEDSSMMDDSYTEPMDTTPQQGSGMGGGENKLPPVLANLIGNLSTNSRSPQQASNPVNNQAAPSVNVQELLSSIMGAQGNQSTEDLIKQPDFNEKIKQLLGSLQQNQNQGGPPVNPGLLGHSPGMNNMNNMNNMNMHMQMPMNGGYPPNNAPGGPRFNHPPPPHGPPFNAGGPRMMGPPPGQGRGGDNGNYWGGDDSMRGGPHRGGHFHRGGRGRGEGPGFRGRGRGGPRGGHNSMNDMSKRPVCRHFMMKGNCRYEGTCAFYHPGVNGPPLPPNYNSNNPQHGH